In the Endozoicomonas sp. SCSIO W0465 genome, TTTCGCTGAATTAACCAGCTGCTCGGTTTTGAGAGCGGTTTCCCCCATAAACTTCGCAATCAGCCCGGATCGGTCTGCCATTACGATTTTGTCTTCCTTAATTATTCCAAGCTCATACAAAATATGCGTTATCATCTGAGCAGACATGGTTTTTCCCGTACCCGGATTGCCGGTAAACAGCATATGACCCCGGGATAAATCATCGCACTTAAGGCCGGCTTTTTTTCGCATTTTTCGAACGATCATTTTTTGTTGCAATTTTTCGGCGTGTGCTTTCAAGTTCTCCACACCGCTCATATTGCGCAACTCTTGGAGCGAGTCAGAGTCGGCCTGTTGTTGCCTTTCAAGCTGATCGCTTAACAGGCGATACTCCTGGCGCAACCGGTTAATTTTTGGTTGCACCAGCAGTTTGTGGGTCAGTACGCGACTTAAAACTATAGTACCCAACGTTATGGCTACCGCTCCGCCATCACCAACATAGGGCCTGCTGATTCTCAATGCTTCCAGGCTGGCTACCAGGGAAACTGAGCGAAGAAACCATTTAGTCAGAGACGTTTCACTGATTTGTTTTTCCAGGGCATCCACCGTCTGATCAAATGTCTGGGGTGAAGACTGGGTCCATTCAGAACCAAACTGCCAAGAAAGTGTGAACATAATGACCTGCTTTTAAGATAATCAACTCTGGTTTTTTAATGCGATAAGTTTTGCATTCAACGGCTCACATTCTGCGCTGACTTTCAATGCATACTTATGGTAATTCGGACAGCAGTTCAGCGAAAAAACTCCTCTCGTTAAACGATTTGTTAGTCAAACAAACTGACTGGTTATGTCTGCTGACATAATGAGACGCACATATGTCAGTTTTGTGAAGAAACTGTCATAAAACTGTCATAAAGAATGGATATTTTTATCATCAACTTTTAAGCACCAGGGTGCACTCTCTATGTCTGAAATGACATCCGTTTCTTCACAGGGCGCTGATTTCGAAACCATGACCACGCGCCATTACGGTCGTATCTGGCTGCGCGTTGTTCTGTGGATCTATGCTCTGCTGGTCGCTGTCAGTGTCATCGGCTCCGGCTTTAAAATGGCGGTGGGTGGCACTGAAGCGGCAGCACAGCTGTTCAGCTTTGCCAACAATGCCATCATGGCGCTACTGGCGGGCACACTGGCGACAGCGCTCGTACAATCCTCCAGTACCGTCACTTCCGTTATTGTCGGCCTGGTTGCCGGTGGCCTGCCTGTTCATATGGCGATCCCGATGATTATGGGGGCTAACATCGGCACGACCATTACCAACACCATCGTTAGCCTGGGCCATATTCGCTGCCATAAAGAGTTCAAGCAGGCGTTTGCAGCCTCTACGGTTCATGACTTCTTCAACTGGTTGGCGGTTCTGATTCTTCTGCCTCTGGAACTGTTCACAGGCTTCCTCAGCAAGCTCTCCTCTTCCGTCGCAGGAATGCTGGTTGGCGGTCAGAATATGTCAATGAAAGGCCTGAACTTTATTGACCCGTTAACCTCTCCGGCAGAAGACATTATTAAAGGTTTTGTATCGGTATTGCCGGACAGCACGCTTTCTGGCGTTGCCATGATTGCTATTGGTATTGTGCTGATCTTTTTCTCAGTGGTTCGCCTGGGCAAGCTGCTTAAGAAAGTGATGGTGGGTAAAGCCAAGGATGCATTGCACAGGTCTATTGGCCGTGGTCCAATCAGCGGCATTCTGTCCGGTATGACCATGACAGTGATGGTTCAGTCTTCATCAACCACTACCAGCCTGATGGTACCGATGGTGGCCAATGGCCTGTTTACTGTACGGCAGATGTACCCTTTCACCCTGGGCGCTAATATCGGTACAACCATCACGGCGTTGCTGG is a window encoding:
- a CDS encoding AAA family ATPase, whose translation is MFTLSWQFGSEWTQSSPQTFDQTVDALEKQISETSLTKWFLRSVSLVASLEALRISRPYVGDGGAVAITLGTIVLSRVLTHKLLVQPKINRLRQEYRLLSDQLERQQQADSDSLQELRNMSGVENLKAHAEKLQQKMIVRKMRKKAGLKCDDLSRGHMLFTGNPGTGKTMSAQMITHILYELGIIKEDKIVMADRSGLIAKFMGETALKTEQLVNSAKNGVLFIDEAYSLIQPGSAGDFGPEALAKLLLMLEKPEVNTVVIMAGYRKQMEQLMASNPGLRSRIPVKIHFEDYSDEQLIKIFQFMCVKNGYQLAEDAFDVCKEKLSDIQKYEGDHFANARSVRNFFERVQLIQECRLAKEIGEQSDGSHGTPQEDSLTPQGNSSVDPVADDPAADDPAADGVKPLMELSVSDLELAAADYQSQSVSRDSGDWKGMFY
- a CDS encoding Na/Pi symporter — protein: MSEMTSVSSQGADFETMTTRHYGRIWLRVVLWIYALLVAVSVIGSGFKMAVGGTEAAAQLFSFANNAIMALLAGTLATALVQSSSTVTSVIVGLVAGGLPVHMAIPMIMGANIGTTITNTIVSLGHIRCHKEFKQAFAASTVHDFFNWLAVLILLPLELFTGFLSKLSSSVAGMLVGGQNMSMKGLNFIDPLTSPAEDIIKGFVSVLPDSTLSGVAMIAIGIVLIFFSVVRLGKLLKKVMVGKAKDALHRSIGRGPISGILSGMTMTVMVQSSSTTTSLMVPMVANGLFTVRQMYPFTLGANIGTTITALLAATAITGPAALPALTIAMVHFFFNFCAVVLICGIKWLREIPLFMADKLSDLAVKNRIYAFAYLFIAFFILPGIIIFLTA